In Streptomyces sp. NBC_00344, the genomic window TCACACGATGGGGGTGAGGTCGCCGACCAGATAGCTGACGATCACGGGCCGTCCGGTGTCCGACGGGTACGCGAGCCGCCACTTCTGCTGGACGCGGAAGGACGACACCGTGCCGTCCGCCACGCTCTTGGCCGTCCACACCACCGTGACGTCCACCGCCACGCCGTCTCCCTCGGCACGGCCCACGGCCTTCTCGACGACATGGGTCTGGTCCGCGAACGCCTCACCGACCACGGCGTACCAGTCGCGGAAGTCGTCATGGCTGCGCAGAGTGCGTTCGGGGAAAGCCATTTCCAGATCGGAATCAGCTACGAACGGCAGCATCTCCCCGACCGGATCATGCCGGCTCATCCGGTCGAACCATTCCTGTACGAAGTCGGCGAGTTCCTTCTCACCCAGGGGTCGGTCACCAGCCATGATTCTCTCCTGCTCTGCCTCGATGGATCAGCGCTTGCCTTGTTCGATGAAGCCAGTTGCGGGCGCCACCGCGCAGTGCAC contains:
- a CDS encoding nuclear transport factor 2 family protein; this translates as MAGDRPLGEKELADFVQEWFDRMSRHDPVGEMLPFVADSDLEMAFPERTLRSHDDFRDWYAVVGEAFADQTHVVEKAVGRAEGDGVAVDVTVVWTAKSVADGTVSSFRVQQKWRLAYPSDTGRPVIVSYLVGDLTPIV